A DNA window from Sulfitobacter noctilucicola contains the following coding sequences:
- a CDS encoding site-specific tyrosine recombinase XerD, whose protein sequence is MQTATFHWISSFLEAQAAELGAATNTQLAYGRDLKDFDSYLARKNSDFSSAGRDLVENYLVYCDAQGLAKSTRARRLSAIKQLYRFAFEEGLRTDNPAIQISGPGQDKRLPKILNEDEVDRLLSAAEASGRNLTDQLRNTCLMQLLYATGMRVTELVSLPISSTRGDPRLLLITGKGGKERMVPLSPPARDALAAWLEQRDKMDEDDRLKKKPVSRFLFPSRGKTGYLTRHRFYLLIKEFAVAAGVDPAKVTPHTLRHAFATHLLANGADLRAIQTMLGHADVATTEIYTHVLEERLSELVLERHPLAETKKRAEKTKSSSDEN, encoded by the coding sequence ATGCAGACTGCCACGTTTCACTGGATTTCAAGCTTTCTTGAAGCACAGGCTGCAGAGCTTGGCGCTGCGACCAATACGCAGCTGGCCTATGGACGGGATCTCAAGGACTTCGACAGTTATCTGGCCCGCAAGAACAGCGATTTCAGCAGTGCCGGACGCGATCTAGTCGAAAACTATCTGGTCTATTGCGATGCGCAGGGTCTGGCAAAGTCAACACGCGCGCGGCGTCTTTCCGCGATCAAACAGCTTTATCGCTTTGCCTTCGAAGAAGGTCTGCGTACGGACAATCCCGCTATTCAGATATCCGGTCCCGGTCAGGACAAGCGTCTGCCCAAAATCCTGAACGAGGATGAGGTGGACAGATTGCTGAGTGCGGCCGAGGCATCGGGGCGTAACCTGACGGACCAGCTGCGCAATACCTGTCTTATGCAATTGCTTTATGCAACGGGCATGCGGGTTACAGAACTCGTGAGCCTGCCGATATCCTCAACGCGTGGAGATCCGAGGTTGCTGTTAATCACCGGCAAAGGCGGCAAGGAGCGGATGGTGCCTTTGTCACCGCCTGCCCGCGACGCGCTGGCCGCGTGGCTGGAACAGCGCGACAAGATGGATGAAGACGACAGATTGAAGAAAAAACCGGTTTCGCGGTTCCTGTTCCCTTCGCGGGGCAAGACAGGCTATCTGACCCGTCATCGCTTTTACCTTTTGATTAAGGAGTTTGCCGTTGCGGCAGGTGTTGATCCGGCCAAGGTCACGCCGCATACATTGCGCCACGCTTTCGCCACCCACCTGCTTGCCAACGGTGCCGATCTGCGCGCCATCCAGACGATGCTGGGCCATGCCGACGTGGCAACCACTGAAATCTATACTCATGTGCTCGAAGAGCGCTTGTCGGAACTGGTGCTTGAGCGTCATCCGCTTGCCGAAACCAAGAAGCGAGCGGAGAAGACCAAGTCCTCATCAGATGAAAATTAA
- a CDS encoding shikimate kinase: MSEFEQSMADDGGSAPSYRLRKTVVMVGMMGAGKTAVGRALAAKLRVPFLDSDHEIEVAANLSVPEIFDRDGEAFFRKRETEVIARLLDSERGILSTGGGAFLAKQNRELISQRGVSVWLNADLELLWNRVKHKNTRPLLRTSDPKATLAALYDTRTPLYQQADLSVPSDPSLSIDAMADRVIEALLQRPDVLEQYQ, encoded by the coding sequence ATGAGTGAATTTGAGCAAAGCATGGCCGATGACGGTGGGTCAGCCCCGTCTTACAGGCTCAGGAAAACGGTCGTCATGGTTGGCATGATGGGGGCTGGCAAGACGGCTGTGGGCCGCGCTTTGGCCGCGAAACTGCGGGTGCCGTTTCTTGACAGCGACCACGAAATCGAAGTCGCCGCAAATCTCAGCGTACCGGAAATCTTTGACCGTGATGGCGAGGCGTTTTTCCGAAAGCGCGAGACAGAAGTCATCGCCCGTTTGCTGGACAGCGAGCGCGGTATCCTGTCGACGGGCGGCGGTGCGTTTCTGGCAAAGCAAAACCGCGAGCTGATCTCCCAACGTGGCGTATCCGTCTGGTTGAACGCGGATCTTGAACTGTTGTGGAACCGCGTGAAGCATAAAAATACCCGACCATTGTTGCGCACAAGCGATCCCAAGGCGACACTTGCCGCGCTTTATGACACGCGCACACCGCTTTATCAGCAGGCTGACCTTTCGGTGCCAAGCGATCCGTCCCTAAGCATTGATGCCATGGCAGACAGGGTGATTGAGGCTCTGTTGCAACGCCCTGATGTACTGGAGCAATACCAATGA